The following nucleotide sequence is from Natronomonas pharaonis DSM 2160.
CCGTCCAACCCCCTCAAGCGTGAGCATGCGGGTGAGCAGCGTCTGCCCTTCAGAAAACCCCAACAGCAGCCGGTCGAGGGAGATGCGGAGTTGAAATACGTTCCAGGCAAAAAAGACCACGACGAGCAGGTAAACAGCGTATTTAATCAGTTGGCTGCCGAAGACCGTCGGTCGCTGCCAAGTACGACCGTCGGGGTCGTCATGCCCAGTGTCAGCGGTCATTACCGATGGAGCTCCGTATCGTCGGACAGGGCCGGCTCACTGGATGGTGAGCTACGGGCTGACTCACGGCCGTTTCGGTAGATTTTATTTTCAATCCCCTCATCGAGCCCATCGGTCGAACCATCGTAAACGATTCGACCGTCAGCAAGCCCAACGATACGGTCAGCGTACTCCACGGCAAGGTCAACCTCGTGAATATTGAGCAGGACTGGCACGCCTTCGTCACTGGCGATTTCGGTGAGCAGGTCCATCACGTCACGAGAGGTATCGGGATCGAGGCTAGAGGTTGGCTCGTCGACGAGCATGATCTTGGGCTGTTGGATCACCGCTCGTGCAATCCCAACCCGTTGCCGTTGGCCGCCGGACAGCTCGTCCGCACGGTTGTTCTCAAGGCCGCTTAGGCCGACGCGATCGAGGATTTCAAAAGCGCGGTCAACGTCTTCCTGAGGAAACTTCCGTCGAAACCCTTTCCACGAACTGACGTACCCGAGTCGTCCGGACAGGACGTTTTCCATCACAGTCAGTCGTTCGATGAGATTGTACTCCTGAAATATCATCCCCATGTCGCGTCGGACCGCTGGCAACTGTTTTTCCGGAAGGCCGGTCACCTCACGCTCATCAAGCCACACCGTGCCGCTAGTTGGCTCGACGAGCCGATTGATGCACCGGACGAGGGTGCTTTTGCCAGCGCCGCTGGGGCCGATAATGGCGACCGTCTCGCTACCTGAAACGGTAAGGGAGACATCGTCGAGGGCGACGTCACCGGAGTCGTAGACCTTCCGAAGGGACTCAACGCGTAGCATATGCTCGTTGGACAGCCAGGGAGTTAGTCGAGGTTGTCTTCGATGTACTCGATTCCCTGTTCTTCATGCACCTGTAGCACCGGGTCGTAGTGAGTAGCGTAGTCGATGGGGGCAAACGTATCGAATCGGTTGACGATCTCGTAGAGATCCGTCCCACCGTAGTCGTAATCAAAGTGAGCC
It contains:
- the phnC gene encoding phosphonate ABC transporter ATP-binding protein, with amino-acid sequence MLRVESLRKVYDSGDVALDDVSLTVSGSETVAIIGPSGAGKSTLVRCINRLVEPTSGTVWLDEREVTGLPEKQLPAVRRDMGMIFQEYNLIERLTVMENVLSGRLGYVSSWKGFRRKFPQEDVDRAFEILDRVGLSGLENNRADELSGGQRQRVGIARAVIQQPKIMLVDEPTSSLDPDTSRDVMDLLTEIASDEGVPVLLNIHEVDLAVEYADRIVGLADGRIVYDGSTDGLDEGIENKIYRNGRESARSSPSSEPALSDDTELHR